The Thermoanaerobaculia bacterium genome contains a region encoding:
- a CDS encoding dihydrofolate reductase family protein, with amino-acid sequence MKTQYYTASTLDGFIATDDHSLEWLFPLGDPADTSYPSFVQEVGALAMGSSTYEWMLRHGLQPVDGEPAPWPYEQPSWVFTSRELSAVPGAAIEFVRGDVRPVHAAMVAAAGGKNVWLVGGGELVGQFHDAGLLDEIIVQVGSVTLGSGRPLLPRRIVSPALELTAARFVGPGFAELTYTVRRNS; translated from the coding sequence ATGAAGACCCAGTACTACACCGCCTCGACTCTCGATGGTTTCATCGCCACCGACGACCATTCTCTCGAGTGGCTCTTTCCGCTCGGCGACCCCGCCGACACCAGCTATCCGTCGTTCGTCCAGGAAGTCGGCGCTCTGGCGATGGGTTCCTCGACCTACGAGTGGATGCTGCGGCATGGGCTCCAGCCCGTCGACGGAGAACCCGCACCCTGGCCTTACGAGCAACCGTCCTGGGTGTTCACCAGCCGGGAGCTTTCCGCCGTGCCGGGCGCCGCCATCGAGTTCGTCCGCGGCGACGTGCGCCCGGTGCACGCGGCGATGGTGGCGGCCGCCGGCGGCAAGAACGTCTGGCTGGTGGGCGGCGGCGAGCTGGTCGGCCAGTTTCACGACGCCGGCCTCCTCGACGAGATCATCGTCCAGGTCGGCTCGGTGACCCTGGGCTCGGGACGGCCGCTCCTTCCTCGCCGCATCGTGTCGCCCGCCCTCGAGCTCACAGCGGCCCGATTCGTCGGCCCGGGCTTCGCCGAGCTCACCTACACGGTGCGCCGGAATAGCTGA
- a CDS encoding VOC family protein, which translates to MTPQLHAVHPVLMSSDLGESLRFFERLGFRELFLDSPVEPRYACVSRDGVEIHLQWHGPEQWRHAADLPAYRFFVSEIDALYIELRGRGALADPARPESPWSAPGDTPWGTREFHLRDPDGNCLQFYQAAPSRRL; encoded by the coding sequence TGCATCCCGTCCTCATGTCGAGCGACCTCGGGGAATCCTTGCGGTTCTTCGAGCGCCTGGGCTTCCGCGAGCTGTTTCTCGACAGCCCGGTCGAGCCGCGCTACGCCTGTGTGTCGCGCGACGGGGTCGAGATCCACCTGCAGTGGCATGGGCCGGAGCAATGGCGCCACGCCGCTGACCTCCCGGCCTACCGGTTCTTCGTGTCGGAGATCGATGCGCTCTACATCGAGCTCCGCGGTCGCGGCGCACTCGCGGATCCGGCGCGGCCCGAGAGTCCGTGGTCGGCGCCGGGCGACACGCCCTGGGGCACGCGCGAGTTCCACCTGCGCGATCCGGACGGCAACTGCCTGCAGTTCTATCAGGCGGCTCCCTCCAGAAGGCTCTGA